Proteins from one Cicer arietinum cultivar CDC Frontier isolate Library 1 chromosome 3, Cicar.CDCFrontier_v2.0, whole genome shotgun sequence genomic window:
- the LOC113788198 gene encoding uncharacterized protein: MEEFAAGLQQLVGVVVEQQQESDQRHENVNGQQEVKQVERQTTATTRGIEVTLPDFMKLKPPTFSGPSATEDPQQFIDSLERLWRALGCSEVRAVELTSFQLIGAARDWFDIVSHGRQVGSPPLAWREFSQLFMARFLPESVRDGLAHEFERLEQTEGMTVSEYSARFTQLSRHAPYPITEEIRVKRFIRGLKDYLFRSVVGSNSSTFAEFLSLALLIEQRQKEKGGN; the protein is encoded by the coding sequence ATGGAAGAGTTTGCTGCTGGTCTGCAACAACTTGTTGGGGTTGTCGTCGAACAACAACAGGAGAGTGATCAAAGGCATGAAAATGTCAATGGTCAACAAGAGGTTAAACAAGTTGAGCGTCAGACAACTGCTACAACGAGGGGTATTGAGGTTACTTTACCAGACTTCATGAAGCTTAAACCCCCTACTTTTTCTGGGCCTAGTGCAACTGAGGATCCACAACAATTCATTGACAGTCTAGAGCGGCTTTGGAGAGCATTGGGTTGTTCTGAGGTAAGAGCAGTTGAACTGACATCATTTCAACTAATAGGCGCGGCACGTGATTGGTTTGATATAGTGTCACATGGTAGACAAGTGGGGTCACCTCCGTTAGCATGGAGAGAGTTTTCTCAGTTGTTCATGGCTCGTTTTCTTCCGGAGAGTGTTAGAGATGGATTAGCTCATGAGTTTGAGCGATTGGAGCAAACAGAGGGTATGACAGTTTCAGAGTATAGTGCTCGTTTTACACAGCTCTCTAGACATGCTCCTTATCCTATCACTGAGGAGATACGTGTTAAGAGGTTCATTAGGGGATTGAaggattatttatttagatctGTGGTTGGGTCGAATTCTTCTACTTTTGCAGAGTTTTTGAGTTTGGCCCTTTTGATTGAGCAACGACAGAAGGAAAAAGGAGGCAATTGA